The Candidatus Zixiibacteriota bacterium nucleotide sequence AATTTCTTCATCTTCGGCTCTGACTTGCATTCCGAAAATCCAATCACAGCCCTGCGGGTACTCAAAACCAAGCGTTACAAAAACGCGCGTATAATGATGCTGAATCCGAGGCCGAATCGTCTTAATCGAGCTACTGATTGCAGTTTTACATATAAACCGTATTCTGAAATTTACCTGATCCAGGGACTTGTGCGCCTGATTCTCGAGAAAAAGATGTACGATTCCGAGCGGATTAAGCTTACCGAAGCCGAGATCAAAAAGTTCGTCGAGGACAGCTCTGATTTCGATGTGAAATCGGTCTCGGAGATGACCGGATTAAGTACGGATGATCTGGAACAGCTGGCCAAAGATCTATGCTTGGCCAAGAATACCGTTTTTATCTCGGGTGAGACAATCCGCACCCATTACCAGCGCGATCCAATTATGATTTCGCTCTACAACCTGGCCAAGGTAACCGGCAATCTGTCCGAATCCGGTATACTTCTGCTGGGCGGTGAATCCAACAGCCGTGGATGCTTCCGGATGGGCATGCGCCCCGAACTCTTGCCGTTTGAAGCAGAAAAAAGCGAGCGGGAAAATCTGGCTTCGATCTGGGGTGGCGATATTCCTGAGATGAGCGGGTTTGATACAATCGACATCTTACAGAAAATTGACGAAGAAAAGATCGAATGCGGATTTTTGGTCGGAGTCGACGCGATCGACCACTATCCCGACCGTAACTATATCGAATCATCACTATCCAAACTCGATTTCATGGTGGCCTGTGACCTGTTTTTGACTAACACGGCAAAGATCGCCGACGTAGTCCTGCCACTGTCATCGCACTATGAAACCGACGGTACTTTCTTCAACTGGGAAGGAGTACTCCAGAAGTTTGCTACAGTGATCAAGCGTGTGGGCGAATCTATGCCTGCCTGGCAGATTTTTAACAGGCTTTCTGAACGTTTTGAAAAGCCTTTTGAATACAACAACGCTGACGCAATTTTCCGTCAGTACGCGCCGTTTTTGAATCAGGATAAAATCGAAACGTTCAAAGATGTTCCGGATATGGGATTACGTTTCGAAAAAGATAAGAGCTACCCCGAGGTCGAGTTGACTCCGGTCAAGTATCGCAAGCCGATACACGAGGATCAGCCCCTGATAGTTTTGAGCGGAAACGGCGATCATCATTTTTCACGCAACTTCAGCAGTCGTTCGAAGAGCCTTAACAAGTTCCTGGCAGACCCGTATATCGCGCTGAATCCGAAGGTTGCCGAGGATAACACTATCTCCGAGGGTGATCTGGTTAAACTGGAAAATTCTTGTGGAAAAATAGTTGCCAATGCTGTAATATGGGATGACCTTCCGGGAGATGTTGTGTTTGTACCGGATAATTTCCCGGAAGCGGTCGTCAACGCGCTCAGAAAGCGTGATCATGATATCGACCGGGTGAAACTGGTTAAAATGTAATTATGCTTGAAACTCTGATAATATCGACAATTAAAGTTATAGTGGTTTTTGCCGCACTCTTGACCGCCTGCGCCTATCTGACCCTGTTGGAACGCAGAGTAGTGGCACGTTTCCAGTCACGCCTGGGCCCGATCTACACCGGCCCCAACGGACTGCTTCAGCCGGTTGCCGATCTGGTCAAGCTCCTCTTCAAGGAAGACCTGATTCCCGGTCACGTAGACAAAACTATTTATCTGCTGGCACCATTGGCGGCATTTATCCCGGCAACATTATCGTTTGTAGTGATTCCGTTTGGCTCGACTATCAACCTTTTTGGACGGGAAATCAACCTCGTACTGTCGAATTTCAATGTCGGACTGCTGTATATTTTCGCGGTAACTTCGCTGGGTATCTACGGAGTTATTTTATCAGGATGGGCATCCAACAGCAAGTACTCTCTGTTGGGATCGATTCGCTCCTCGGCCCAGATGATTTCCTACGAAATCAGTATGGGGATGGCAGTGATCGGAGTGGTCCTGATAACCGGCAGTTTGAATATGAACGAAATTGTAAAAGCGCAGTCCGGTCTCTGGAATATCGTCCTGCAGCCGGTCGGATTTTTGATCTTCCTGATTTGCGGAATTGCCGAGACCAACCGCGCACCGTTTGACCTGCCCGAAGCGGAGTCAGAACTTGTAGCCGGATACCATACCGAATATTCCGCCATGAAATTCGGGATGTTTTTCGTGGGCGAATACGCCAACATCATAACGATATCGGCGATCGCCGCCACACTTTATCTGGGTGGCTGGCAGGGACCGACCGACAATCCGATTCTTTCGATTGTCTGGTTCTGCATTAAGACATTTTTATTTGTATTCTTCTACCTGTGGTTACGGGCGACAACCCCGCGCTTCAGGTATGATCAATTGATGAATTTTGGATGGAAAATACTACTGCCTCTGGCAATCGCCAATCTGCTGGTGACTGCTCTGGTAGTATTACTAACGTAAGGTTATATTATGTGGAAGGCATTAAAACAGGTTTTCGTGGCTATACCGATCGGTTTGTTTACGACGCTCAAGAACTTCATTCGCAAGCCGGTCACTATCGCCTATCCGAAGGTCAAACCGCCCATGTATCCGCGTTACCGTGGGCTCCATTTTTTGGAGCGCTACGAAGACGGTACGGAACGCTGTGTCTGTTGCGGTCTCTGCGCCGCCAACTGCCCGGCCGACGCGATCTACATGGAAGGCGCTGAAACCGAGAAAGGCGAACGCTATGCCAAAGTCTATGAGATAAACGAAATCCGCTGTATCTTCTGCGGCTACTGCGAGGAAGCCTGCCCCGAGGAAGCGATCTTTCTGGGCAAGGAATACGAGTTCGCCGCCGATGACCGCGACAAGTTTATCTATACTAAAGATGATCTTCTGGTACCGTGGCCGCGAAAGAAACCGTCCGAGGTCGAGTTCAAGCGCAAAACCCGGCGTCCGGACGTCTATTAAATAAATTGGCTGAAACAAAAGTGGCAGGGTAAGTTTTGGAGTATTTTGTCTTTTTCGCATCAGCGCTGGTAGCGATAGTCTGTTCGCTATTGGTCATAGTGCAGAAAAATCCGGTCGCATCCGTGATCTTCCTGATTATGGCCTTCTTCGCCCAGGCTATCCTCTATATCCAGCTCTCAGCCGTATTTGTGGCAGTACTCCAGATCATAGTCTATACAGGCGCCATCATGGTGCTGTTCTTATTCGTAATCATGCTTCTAAACCTGCGCCGTGACGAGTTCGGGTCCGTCAAAAATCCGCTTCAAAGCTGGTTTGGTCGTGTTTTTGCCATCGTTCTGGTAATCGAACTGGTGGTGATCGTGGCCCGAGGATTCGTATTTAAGGAAGTTCCGTCAGCAATGGAAGAGTTTGGGACAGTTGAACAGGTGGGGACGCTTCTGTTTACCAAATACCTGTTCCCATTCGAGCTGACTTCGATCCTGCTTCTGGTGGCGATGATTGGCGCGGTCGTCCTGGCTATGCGCAGGGAGGAGGAGAAGTAATGGTTCCTCTGGAATATTATCTGATTTTGAGCGGGATTATTTTCACGATCGGTGTCACCGGCGTGATGATTTCACGCAATATTATCATTATCTTTATGTCGATCGAGCTTATGCTCAATGCCGCGAACCTGGCGCTGATTTCGTTTGCCCGACAGTATCAGGATGTCGGCGGTCACATATTCGTGTTTATCGTTATGGCCGTGGCGGCGGCAGAGGCCGCGGTCGGATTGGCTATCATA carries:
- a CDS encoding molybdopterin-dependent oxidoreductase; the encoded protein is NFFIFGSDLHSENPITALRVLKTKRYKNARIMMLNPRPNRLNRATDCSFTYKPYSEIYLIQGLVRLILEKKMYDSERIKLTEAEIKKFVEDSSDFDVKSVSEMTGLSTDDLEQLAKDLCLAKNTVFISGETIRTHYQRDPIMISLYNLAKVTGNLSESGILLLGGESNSRGCFRMGMRPELLPFEAEKSERENLASIWGGDIPEMSGFDTIDILQKIDEEKIECGFLVGVDAIDHYPDRNYIESSLSKLDFMVACDLFLTNTAKIADVVLPLSSHYETDGTFFNWEGVLQKFATVIKRVGESMPAWQIFNRLSERFEKPFEYNNADAIFRQYAPFLNQDKIETFKDVPDMGLRFEKDKSYPEVELTPVKYRKPIHEDQPLIVLSGNGDHHFSRNFSSRSKSLNKFLADPYIALNPKVAEDNTISEGDLVKLENSCGKIVANAVIWDDLPGDVVFVPDNFPEAVVNALRKRDHDIDRVKLVKM
- the nuoH gene encoding NADH-quinone oxidoreductase subunit NuoH, with protein sequence MLETLIISTIKVIVVFAALLTACAYLTLLERRVVARFQSRLGPIYTGPNGLLQPVADLVKLLFKEDLIPGHVDKTIYLLAPLAAFIPATLSFVVIPFGSTINLFGREINLVLSNFNVGLLYIFAVTSLGIYGVILSGWASNSKYSLLGSIRSSAQMISYEISMGMAVIGVVLITGSLNMNEIVKAQSGLWNIVLQPVGFLIFLICGIAETNRAPFDLPEAESELVAGYHTEYSAMKFGMFFVGEYANIITISAIAATLYLGGWQGPTDNPILSIVWFCIKTFLFVFFYLWLRATTPRFRYDQLMNFGWKILLPLAIANLLVTALVVLLT
- the nuoI gene encoding NADH-quinone oxidoreductase subunit NuoI, whose amino-acid sequence is MWKALKQVFVAIPIGLFTTLKNFIRKPVTIAYPKVKPPMYPRYRGLHFLERYEDGTERCVCCGLCAANCPADAIYMEGAETEKGERYAKVYEINEIRCIFCGYCEEACPEEAIFLGKEYEFAADDRDKFIYTKDDLLVPWPRKKPSEVEFKRKTRRPDVY
- a CDS encoding NADH-quinone oxidoreductase subunit J, which encodes MEYFVFFASALVAIVCSLLVIVQKNPVASVIFLIMAFFAQAILYIQLSAVFVAVLQIIVYTGAIMVLFLFVIMLLNLRRDEFGSVKNPLQSWFGRVFAIVLVIELVVIVARGFVFKEVPSAMEEFGTVEQVGTLLFTKYLFPFELTSILLLVAMIGAVVLAMRREEEK
- the nuoK gene encoding NADH-quinone oxidoreductase subunit NuoK, yielding MVPLEYYLILSGIIFTIGVTGVMISRNIIIIFMSIELMLNAANLALISFARQYQDVGGHIFVFIVMAVAAAEAAVGLAIIISLFRNKDTIDVDDFNVMKW